The proteins below come from a single Malus sylvestris chromosome 3, drMalSylv7.2, whole genome shotgun sequence genomic window:
- the LOC126614931 gene encoding vesicle-associated protein 4-1-like translates to MAIVDSRHHHHHRHKSHSDTKLFTLCPFWQSGGQTSSSSSSTQNLHGDGFKSKPKTVSSVARSLLPPRRRLRLDPANKLYFPYEPGKQVKSAIRLKNSSRSHVAFKFQTTAPKSCYMRPPGGILAPGESLIATVFRFVEQPENNEKHLDQKNKVKFKIMSLKVNAGIDYVPELFEEQKDQVTVERILRVVFLDAEHPSPALEKLNRQLAEAEAALEVRKKPPPVDSGPRDVGEGLVIDEWKERREKYLARQQVEAVDSV, encoded by the exons ATGGCCATCGTCGAcagccgccaccaccaccaccaccggcACAAGTCACACTCCGACACGAAGCTCTTCACCCTCTGCCCGTTCTGGCAGTCGGGGGGCCAAACGTCGTCGTCTTCCTCTTCCACGCAGAACCTCCACGGCGATGGATTCAAATCCAAGCCCAAAACGGTATCGTCCGTCGCGAGATCCCTTCTCCCTCCTCGTCGTCGACTCCGACTCGACCCCGCCAACAAACTCTACTTCCCTT ATGAACCTGGGAAACAGGTGAAAAGTGCGATCCGATTGAAGAACAGTAGCAGGTCACATGTAGCTTTTAAG TTTCAAACTACTGCGCCGAAAAGTTGCTATATGCGTCCTCCGGGAGGAATACTTGCTCCGGGAGAAAGCTTAATTGCGACAG TGTTTAGGTTTGTGGAGCAACCCGAGAACAATGAGAAACATTTGGATCAGAAGAACAAGGTTAAGTTCAAGATTATGAGTCTCAAGGTGAACGCAGGGATCGACTATGTGCCTGAGCTG TTTGAGGAACAAAAGGATCAAGTGACAGTCGAGCGAATTTTGCGTGTTGTATTTTTGGATGCAGAGCACCCTAGTCCT GCTCTGGAAAAACTGAACAGACAGTTGGCTGAAGCTGAGGCTGCACTTGAAGTGCGTAAGAAGCCGCCTCCAGTGGACTCAGGCCCTCGGGATGTTGGGGAAGGCCTTGTAATAGATGAATGG AAGGAGCGGAGGGAGAAATACTTGGCTCGGCAACAGGTTGAAGCAGTAGATTCAGTGTAA
- the LOC126614930 gene encoding uncharacterized protein LOC126614930, translated as MARGLLSCFGSKGGSGTSHEKHAAVHVSAEEQQRSGPVLVELFSSQGCTTSPVAELLVSRLGRGDFDGTDLPPVVVLAFHVDYWDYMGWKDPYGSSQWTVRQKAYVEALGLDTMFTPQIVLQGRAQCVGNDESALLTSIKDAPRYPAPAFQATFQRPSPASLQVSLTGSLRSKVDSYGANVMVVLYENGLITDCPKGENQGRVLSNDFVVRRLEKLCTVKDIAAKKTISGTINFSLWDGYNPAKCGMALFVQNPSHQIFGLQDFQLPDN; from the exons ATGGCACGTGGTCTCCTCTCCTGCTTCGGATCAAAGGGGGGCTCGGGCACGTCTCACGAAAAGCACGCGGCCGTGCATGTTTCGGCAGAGGAGCAGCAGCGGAGCGGACCGGTGCTGGTGGAGCTGTTCTCGTCGCAGGGCTGCACCACCTCGCCGGTCGCGGAGCTGCTAGTGTCGAGGCTTGGGAGGGGGGATTTTGATGGGACGGACCTGCCTCCTGTGGTTGTGCTGGCCTTCCACGTGGATTACTGGGACTACATGGGCTGGAAGGACCCTTATGGGTCCAGCCAGTGGACTGTACGGCAGAAGGCCTATGTCGAGGCCTTGGGTCTGGACACCATGTTCACCCCCCAGATTGTGCTTCAAGGTAGGGCCCAATGTGTTGGCAACGATGAGAGTGCTTTGCTAACGTCGATCAAGGATGCACCTAGATATCCTGCACCGGCGTTCCAG GCAACATTCCAAAGGCCATCACCGGCCTCCTTGCAAGTATCCCTAACAGGATCATTGAGGTCGAAGGTGGACAGCTACGGTGCCAATGTGATGGTGGTGCTGTACGAGAACGGGCTGATTACCGACTGCCCCAAGGGAGAGAACCAAGGACGTGTCCTGTCCAATGACTTCGTCGTCCGACGACTTGAAAAGCTCTGCACTGTGAAAGACATTGCTGCAAAGAAGACCATTTCTGGAACCATAAACTTCTCCTTGTGGGACGGTTACAATCCAGCCAAATGTGGCATGGCCCTCTTTGTTCAGAACCCTTCCcatcaaatttttggtttgCAGGACTTTCAGCTGCCGGACAATTGA